A segment of the Nilaparvata lugens isolate BPH chromosome X, ASM1435652v1, whole genome shotgun sequence genome:
GCCGGAAAATAATGTTGCAAAAAAACATGGTAACTAAGCGTAAAGCAGCACATAGAATTCTTGTATAAAGTATATCCGCATTGACTCAAATCTCTTATTCTtctgaattttcaattcattgatagATTAGCATCAGTTGGCGGTTTGGCAGTTCCTCTGGGAAACAtctagaatttgaattttcttcTCGTTTGCAgaattatttttgattctaaacaAATTCTTTTGTCTCAGTGTTCTCAACAATTAATACAATTGAAGCAATCTCACAATTCTCTTTTTTAAAGTAATTTCCAAAAGTATCATCATCTGTCTCATTTCTGAACTCATTTTGAGCTATTCTTTGTGCTCTCGTTTCAAGTTGAATTCTAATTCACTCTCCACACTTTCTTTACTCACATTAAAGCTCACACTCCGCTTCTTCTCGTTCAATTCTTCCTTTACGTTCTCTTTCAAGTACTTCTCCTTCTGcatattttccttttctttccCTGTCTCTCTTGCCTATTTTTCTTCTAGTCCATTTCTTTATCCTTCGAATATTCCCTTTAGCTAATCTCTAAATTCTTGCAAATCCATTGTCATTATCTTCATCAACAGATTCTCTTAATTACTATTCTACCATACTCacttaatatttcatatttcccATTTCATTATCCTTTATCCTTTCTCTTTTGATCCCGGAAGAATCTCTCTCCCTTTAATTCCGGTCGATATTGTTTCCATACCCGAGAAATCTTTTTAGAGGGTTTTTACTTCCTTTatccttttctttttctatttttatcccGGACGAATAGTTTTCCTTATTCTTTTTATCCCGATCGGGCCCCAAAATTGTAGGACTTCTGTTACTAGAATTATTATCTTACGAATTGAACTTCAGTTTCAATCCacttcactttttgtgtagttgagaagttgatattgtggtaattattcatattaaatagaaatactatgaaattgtcaaaaactattGTTGTCAATAAAtgtgtggtttttgacaattgcttagtattttatttgatatcattttattcacaaatatTTCTCACTAGTATTTCACTATGTACTCTTGTTTTGCATCAAAACTCCCAtgttgtatttgtaattttatccaataTAAGAGCTGTATTTACATTTTACTTGCTACTATTATTACAGTGTATTTTACTTTGTCAGTAGTTTATTTTTGTATTCGAATTGctcatttgatttattatcattttcatctAGATTCTCAAGTACAAtacattattaaattcaattattattatcaattttgttttattgactCGCGCTTTGCCCCCTGAACCCCGGTGGGATAGGTAGCAGCCTCTGCACTTCACACATAGCAGGGGgcaaattttttaattatttctgatGCAAAGTTTAggtattcatttttatcattcatCTTCCATGAATGCTGATAACTAATTGTTGGAAGTTTGAACGTTGTTGTTTCAAGTTCGAACAGtttgaaagttttcaaaaaagtcaCCTGATCGGGAATCGAACTCTGACTTTTTGCGTGATTGGCTAGTATTCTTCCTACGATCAGAAACgataattgtgaaatttgatgattttgaagACTTCTCCGAAACAGCTGCTCTGCAGATAGAATTATCTCAACCAAATAGTGTTCTTTCGAATAAAAGGCCTTTTCTGCCtgcctacctacctcatgcatgaaGAGGAGGTTACAACGTTCATTCTTCAAGGTTGAAGTGGACCCCCTGCTACtctcccaggaaaaagactcatgccagttgatacagcttataaattattatccagggtatcaaattttaaaaaattcggttgagccatttttgagaaaatcgtgacagaaattcaacaaaaaccAGAATTTCTATCTCAAGAATGTtgtggagctcctgcaattttttcCAGGAATGAAACTCATTTCAGTAGATAGGTTTTATTAATAGCTAtccagggtatgaatttgaagaaaatttttgaaGTCGTTTTTGAGAAAGCCGTGAAAAACACGTTTATTACCAATTCTCCGCCATTTATTCGTATTTAATGTTGGAGCAAggaaaaattgatgaataattctccACCATAACCATCATACTCAAGAGACGAACCAATAACAGCCAATAAATTCTGGAAGTAAAAATATGGTTTATAGAAATTCTCCGCCATTTATTCGTATTTAATGTTAGAGCAAggaaaaattgatgaataattctccACCATAACCATCATACTCAAGTGACGAACCAATAACAGCCAATAAATTCTGGAAGTGAAAATATGGATTATGGAAAAAGAtcgaattattcaattcaatgatgGAAATAACGTTGCTACTTCAGTACTGAATAATCAGAGGGAATAATTATTTGGCTGAAATTATCatcaattaaaattcatttgtttatttctcAATCTTAAAATGGCTGTGCGAGATATTTTCATGAATGTTACCATGCAAACATCTGTGCCATTATTGGGTTCCAACTGGACAGTAAATGAGTCTTCGTCCTGTAGATGGTAAACTATCTGAGCTCTAAACTACGCCGACAACCGCTGAACCATATGGTATAGCATTTATTCACTCTGCTTGCTAGCTTATAATAATCTCatctcattcaacaaagatgGCAACCCTACCTAGAGAATTGACAATACTGAATACATTGATACTAGATGATTTTTAATCACAGTACATGTAAAATTTCTTTCAAGTGGTACAGTTACAGTTTTAAAGCGCAACCTTCTATGAGTACCTATTCTTTTTTCACCAAAAACGACAATAATGTATGaactaaattacaataaatagttataatttccctgagggagaaaaatcattttttactTGTGATgtacaaaatatttttcctccatctacatttatagaaactgcaaatcaaataattttttaaactcACTTTATTGGtaacaatgtttttttttacaacataacctacctAAAATATAAAACTGAAAATCAAGAACCGATCGTCTTGCTGGCACAGCCAAaagcgctatctatcggcaaaagtagTATCAATGATCAGCTTCAAACAATGGATCGTTCGAAATATCAGATTTGAAACacagatgaaaaatattcaaaaatacgtATTCATTTCTATTGTCTACCAATATTAAGTATGTAATATCATACAAGCATATATTTcataagttgatcaaatttctatttgaggtattgaattcagttggctCAATGACAGACAACTCTCGCTTCCTCACCTGAGCCTCAACCTTCCAACCTATTTCCaatgtattttttgaatagaaatgtttcccatgttatttaaatggagttactcttcctccctagggagtttttctgtttcttCGAAGCAAGGGCGAAAAGTGagactttagtattatgttttagggagtaaagtaagtactttagacagtaggtgaaggaaaaataatcatttttagtTCCGCTAAGCTTTTTTGTTATCACTCATACTTTTATCTATTGTTTTCATGCTTTAATTCAAaccattgaaataaattgatgtcTGATACAGTTTTTATAATATCTAAAATCTCCATTCCAGGATACTGAGCATGATGTAGTTGCCAATCATAGAAATACAAGAAGTGTGAATCCTGATGGCCTGAAGATTTCAAAATGTGTTTGTGATGAGAGTTTGGAAAAATTCAAGCAGCTGGTAGACCTTTTGGATGAAATCAAATGTTCTCCTGGATCTTTGCCAGGAAATCCAAACCACCCACACCACCCACACCCAACAGGACCTGGATATCCAGGACAATACCATCCAGGCTACCCAGGAAACTCCAATCATCCTCCTGCACCAGGAATCCCTCATTCAGGAAATCAATGTCCATACCAACCTCCATCAGGAGGTCAAGGCCAGACTCCAGGTCCATACCAGCCAATCCATCAACAACCTTATCAACCAGTAGGAGACTACACAAACCCAAAACAGCCAGGAAGTAATATTCCAGGTCAGGGTCCACCTCAGCAGTCAATCCCTCAGCAACCTTATCAACCAGTAGGTGACTACACAAGCCCCCAACAGCCAGGAAATTCCATTCCAGGTCAGGGTCCACCCCAGCAGTCAATCCCTCAGCAACCTGATCAAACTTATCAACCAGTAGGAGACTACACAAACCCACAACAGCCAGGAAGTAACATTCCAGGTCAGGGTCCACCCCAGCAGTCAATCCCTCAGCAACCTTATCAACCAGGAAGTGGCCCTTCAGGTCAAGCTCCACACCAAACAATCCCTCAGCAACCTAATCAATCATACAATCCAGTAAGTAACATTCCAGGTGCAGTTCCTCCAACCAATCAACCCCAGGTTTCAGGTCCAACACCTCCAGGATCAGAAGTCACACAAGATGATGACAAGCCAGTAAACTCCCCAACAAACACAAACATCAATGATCAAAGCATACATGGTTACAATTATAATCAAGCTTCTAATGTTAACCAGATCACCATTGTGGAGATGGGAGATACTAAAAATGGAAACGAGTCAAATCAACTACAACCTGGAGCAGGACAGTCAGCTCCACCATCCTACATTGAGGGAGATGACAGTGATGATGACTCTATTACAGATAACAATCCAGACACAATTATTGGATTTCCAGATGAAGACAGCCCATCTGCTCCACCAAATGAGATAGAATCGGATACTAGTGCAACACAAATTGTTTATGGAGGAATTGCTAACCAAAATGTGGATTCCacacaagttaataataatgAACAAGGCCCAGTTGTTACAATTATGGACGTTGATGCCATATTTGATTCTCCTCCTACCAACTCTACACcacaatatttaacatcaacTCCAAGTTCCCCCTCAACACCAACCAACCAGGGATCTCCTCAAACACCAACTCAGGGATCTCCTCAACAACCAACTCAGGGATCTCCTCAACAACCAACTCAGGGATATCCTCAACAACCAACTCAAGGATCTCCTCAACAACCAACTCAGGGATCTCCTCAACAACCAACTCAGGGATATCCTCAACAACCGACTCAGGGATCTCCTCAACAACCAACTCAGGGATCTCCTCAACAACCAACTCAGGGATCTCCTCAACAACCAACTCAGGGATATCCTCAACAACCAACTCAAGGATCTCCTCAACAACCAACTCAGGGATCTCCTCAACAACCAACTCAGGGATATCCTCAACAACCGACTCAGGGATCTCCTCAACAACCAACTCAGGGATCTCCTCAACAACCAACTCAGGGATCTCCTCAACAACCAAGTCAGGGATATCCTCAACAACCAACTCAGGGATATCCTCAACAACCGACTCAGGGATATCCTCAACAACCGACTCAGGGATCTCCTCAACAACCAACTCAGGGATATCCTCAACAACCAACTCAGGGATCCCCTCAATCACCAACCCAGCCAGGCAACTCCCAGACAAGTTatatttcttcttattatttacTACCTCAGCAGCCATCCACCAACAACATTATCACTCAGACAGATAATAAATCACAAGCTACTAATATACAATTCAATCCCACAATATTAACTACCAGCTCACAACAAGTTCCAGTGCAGACCATCAGGGAACAGGGAGATGTCTATTCACCGACCACAACTTACCCACAAGATCTCACAGGATATGATGTACTTTACAAAGACTCTCCTACATTTCCTATTCCAGGTATTCATGATGAACCTTCAGGCACTCCAACCCCATATAAGCCTCATCCTGGTGGCCAGGAGACTGACATTATTATTGAAGGCATTAGAAAACAATATTACCCATGCATTgaggaaattgaattttctgGATGTGGTGATGTCATGAATTACTTCGACATGAAGCAAATTTCTGGAACCCCCAACACTCATGGAGGATTCAATTCTTACCAAAGCTGTACAAAGAATATCTATAGTCAAGATGTCCAGGACTTGCAAAATGAGCTCCATGCTCAACATATTACTTTGGACAATATAGTAGCTACATTGAAGAAATGCAATTGTTTTTGTCTTCAATAGCCACTCTTTAGTGGGTAACTTCATAAATCTAATAAATGCACTTATTGCAAAGTAATAGCATCTGACAATACCTACTTGCCAGGCTAAGAATTTGTATAGTGCATTACTatcaaaaggataattatgttcattgcatattttttacaattattacataaataaaattttcaacagttcatattttgattgatttattgtgattcatcaTTAGTTAATGTGATTTATCATTGAACTACAGTATGTTGATGGAAATAAAACTTCATCATATGAATTGGTCTGAGCCATTCAAACTTTTAACAATTCCCGTCAATTATAGTCAATTGTAGATCTTTATATTATTATGGTAGTATGTGCTCATGCGTAGCAACAGACTTGCATGAAACAGGAATAATCACTTCCTGAGATATGTGTTTTCATATAGTACACCACTTTATAAAAGATAATAATCGACCTGCATATTAAGTAGCTACAAATTGAAACTGTTATCAATTTTACATGAGATgtatgaaaattatcaatttgatgaAAACTGAAACAACTTGATAGAGAAGATTTATTAtagaacttgaaaataagcTATGAGATGTGTTGAGCAAATAGGGTAAAAATTACAGTTCTTCCTCCAATCATACCCCAAGagagatagatcagggtcgtgtaAATTTCAACTATAAGCTTCAAGAAATTAAGACTGTGTCTATAgatatgtattaaaaaaaagtaataattgaatttgctgtttactttgatgctatgtaattttgatatacttatttgggctttttagggtggggtggtgtggatttgaaataaggaaaattgaaaattctaaatacaaactttacctggctcagtcaattccctataggataattgaagtctgaaaccaaaaactcactcctacactgaacactgtccaaaatccaagagacaagagagactcacagcaactaaacttgcaaggcatggtctgcctgtttatatactagaaccacgattttccaccctTCATCtcccttcgccctctagctccgcctacactcaaactcttcagcctaatattctgcttacaaactggattcaaatatcaatttaaatttactataatgtttattatgttatatcattttaaactatggctccccttcattattaaaacaaatgatatcatacattttaccaagatttaaactctgaagtttggatactgacaattgaatgcatAGGACTActcattgatttgattaatacagtaatcaatcttataaatctaatatggcaaatacttcaataataaatacatgaaatgaacaaaatacaatgtcatacagtacatcaatacaattgagttgaataaatcaaattaataagataccaattaattactacttaattaattaagcaggtttcttatactcattgtcaacatgtttcaatcaaatatacctaatttattctatttacaaatttgtccttagcctatgaattcggattcagctaacttaattagcttataataattattaaattataatttattgtacaacattatatttgttgaatactttatacatatagcctaatctacttcacgCCCTAGTTTTTATAAACATGTACTCATTTCATATTTAtggttttatgtgatcaccattcaaataattgatcatcaaataattgcttcaataatattcatatgctaaccacgtggtaACGTTGTAAACTACATATCTATATTCTACTACTCTCccaactatatatctatattgctaTACACTATCTTcatttacctgccatcaacttatgctatagatatatacaagggttaacacaaaacacagtgagccatgtggtttctattgtaaacgtgtctgtgactgacgttAGGAATACTGTTAGCAAGTTTCTatgaaagaatgattttgtttcaaactattttgaaaagaataatgaccCCTTTCATCTggctaggtaggctattcaaatacattctcaatagtttcgagaaacggttctttttattattctagctcttcgagtgttcatattcttaaatacaatatgttcagagcacgtgttacaacaaataacagaaatctacaattttaaattttaggagagcatgTGGTCACCATTTGTGGCTCAAAACCCCCCTCTCAAGAGCAAATACTAAATGAAACATGAGTTTAGTCTTTGCGACATTAACACTAAAAGGATGGTTATTAAGAGTAAACTACGTAATGAAATTAATGTTCTCACACTTCAGACAACACAAAATGAGTTCATAATATGGACGGTCTAGAAGTTTGAAGATCACTGTAGTTCTCCATCGCTGTACAACCAGATCATTGGATGCTGCATGTTACGTGGAATTCTGACTAGCTGTTACCCTAGTGACTCTCGTAATCTGATAATGTCAACTTAGTCAGCTGCTCCATTCATCTCCAATTCCCTATCTATTTACAATCTCTTCATAGACTATTTTAGCAGTTAGATTCACTCCTTTTAAGGGCTACTCAATCCACCCTTATCGTGAGCTTCACCAAATGCTAGTCTACACGTTCTCCTGCCGCCTTTTTATACGCCTTCATTCTTTCTATATTGTACACACCAACTAGTTTATCGTCCATAGAGTTAATTACGTAGCAGTTGTCGCTCTTCTTCTTTGAAACTTTATACGGTCCTTCATATTTTAGACAcagttatgaaattattttgtccTCCTTATTTGAGTGGATATTCTTCTTAATAAGAACTAAATCTCCTTCCTTATATTGAATAGGAGTTTTAATATCCTTGTCAtggctccttttccttctttcaGCCATTTCTTCCAATCTGCTTCGTATTCTAATTGTTCTTTGATTTTCTGATAGCATTTCTCTGTCATCCAAAGGATAAACGATTAATTGTTCAAGCGGCTGTTCTGGTTTTCTTCCTAACATTGCTTCAATTGGTGTCATCCCAATACTCCCAATCGGGAATTTTAATGTCCCTATTTCATCTATATACTGTTTTACTTTGTTCAAAAGTTGTTTTGCCGTGGATCTTCGTACTGCATATAATTTCGTGTATTTGGTAAATGCATCATGCATGAtgaaaatgtattcattgcCGAATCTCGACTTTGGTAGCGGTCCACATACATCTGCGAATACCTGGTGTAGTTTCCTCTCTGGAAGAATGCATTTCATGAGTCCAGCTTGCTTTTTATTCGATGGTTTCGCTTTCTGACAGAGGTCACAGGAAGAAACTAAATCGAAAATTTTTCTGTACATCTGCTTGAAGTAACACGTTTCTCGACGTGCATGATAGATTTTGTTTATGCCTGTATGCCCtaatattttgtgatattctaGGATCAGATCTTTTTCCAATGCTGCAGGAATACATAATTTCCAACTTTTCTGTTTATCATCCTTTCTGCTAAATAGAATGTCATTTTTATTATGTGAAAACGTTTTGCTACTTCCTTCCCTTGTTCtaaacattcaataatatttttaaatgctgcatcattcatttgaaaatctttttttctcttcaatttctttcTCAGTTCTGAATCTTCAATCTTTATAAGGTACACTTCAAATGCTCGATCTTTTAACATCTGCTCTGCTACTTCTTCATTCTCTCTAGATAAACAGTCAGCTACCTTATTCTCCGTTCCTTTCACAAATTCCCACTGGATATTATAGGGAGCTAATATAAGCGACCAACGAGTTAGTCTCCCTGTTGGTAATTTACATGACCTAAGAAATGTAATTGCCTTGTGATCAGTGCATACAATCAATTCATTCCCCAGTATAATTATACTCTCTGAATTTAATACAGGAAAACACCACGCTGTATAACTCCTTTTCTGTTGTACTGTAGTTTATCTTCTGTTCATTTAGAGTTTTACTGGCAAAACTGATAACAACTTCATCTCCATCTTTGCTTATCTGTGATAAAACACCAGCGACTGCGAATCCACTTGCATCACACGTAATTATaaactttgaattgaaatcagGGTGCTTTAACACGACACTTTCTAGGAATTTCaccttgattttttgaaaagcttcatcttcctctttttccCATCTCCACTTATTCTTACTGCTCAAATTATGCTTGAATGGAACAGTTAATGCAGCATAATTTCTTTGAAATCTTCTGTAAAAATTTGCCATTCCAAGAAAAGACTGCagttcttttttattctttgaaGTTTTGAAAGATATGATAGCGCGTGTTCTCTCCTCATTCATCCTAATTCCATCTTTAGAAATAATATGTCCCAGAAACAATACTTCTTTCTTTAGAATGTTTGATTTTTCTAGATTGATTGTAACTCCATATTCATTTAGCTTCTTGAATACTCGATCTAATATATACAAATGTTCTTGGTAGGTCTCTGTTATTATCAATAAGTCGTCAACATAAATAATTACTTTGTCTGCGAACTCTTCCCCCAAAACATGATGCATAGCTCTCACAAGCGCCGACGTACTAACACGCAAACCAAACGGAACTCGTTCAAAACAATACACTTGACCCTCGAAGCGAAATGCTGTCAGTTTCTTTGACTCTTCTGTCAATTTTACCTGCCAGAAAGAACTTTTTAAATCGATGCTGGTGAAGTACTGTCTATGATGAAAACGTTGTAAAATATTATCGATGGTTTGTGGGGTTACGTGATCTTTTAACAAAGCATTATTTAGTCCTCGTGCATCAATGCAAACTCTTATTGAATTGTCCTTCTTCTGCACAATAACGAGAGGGTTTATGAATTGAGATGAACACTGTCGAATTACTCCTTGCTCTTCCATTTTTTGTATCTCTTCCTTAACTGCTTTTCTTTTCGCTTGTGGTACGGGGTAAGCCTTACAAACAAATGGTTCATTATTCTTCAATTTGAGATCATATTCGAAGTTTTTTATGCAACCTAATTCTTCTCTAAACAGGGTGCGAtgtttttctaaaatttcaaaaagattaGTAGCATCGATTTCCGGATGATTCTCTTTTACTTGTCCAGTTATTTCGTCCATGAAAACATTCCATTTCTCTCCTTCACGTGTACCCATTTCCAGTTGACAACTTGCTACCAGCTTTCTCTCTTCCTCGTTCAACCCTTCTCCTTTCACGGTCACCCATTCATTGTCAATACAAAGCCGTATATCTCCTTCTCCCACGTTAATAATTCCTCTATAGGCCTTTAATGTGTCCATTCCTACAATAATATCTATATTAAGCATATCTACCACTAAGAACGTTGTGGGCATTAACCTATTTTGTACATGAATGTCAATCATCACTTGTTTTATAATACGTTTTGCACGAACCCCCGTTACACCAAATATACTGAGTCCCGAAGCAGGTAGATGCCTAaccttaaaaaaaaaatcaaaaatcaaaatcatttatttgccaattataaagataacaataatgaataaataaatacttcatacttatacagaataaaaataaaattttaacttaaaatttaattggcgttgccagcaaaacctaaGTTTGTGTGCTAGCAACGAGTACCAAaagatttcatttaatttaacataaacataaaagatgattaaacattttatttgaatggtagtaataataaataaataacttaaataataataataataataattgtagtaatataatatctgaaaaaaatataactta
Coding sequences within it:
- the LOC111055973 gene encoding glutenin, high molecular weight subunit PW212; the encoded protein is MMLKGLTLGLLLGFAVVSARPSKDTEHDVVANHRNTRSVNPDGLKISKCVCDESLEKFKQLVDLLDEIKCSPGSLPGNPNHPHHPHPTGPGYPGQYHPGYPGNSNHPPAPGIPHSGNQCPYQPPSGGQGQTPGPYQPIHQQPYQPVGDYTNPKQPGSNIPGQGPPQQSIPQQPYQPVGDYTSPQQPGNSIPGQGPPQQSIPQQPDQTYQPVGDYTNPQQPGSNIPGQGPPQQSIPQQPYQPGSGPSGQAPHQTIPQQPNQSYNPVSNIPGAVPPTNQPQVSGPTPPGSEVTQDDDKPVNSPTNTNINDQSIHGYNYNQASNVNQITIVEMGDTKNGNESNQLQPGAGQSAPPSYIEGDDSDDDSITDNNPDTIIGFPDEDSPSAPPNEIESDTSATQIVYGGIANQNVDSTQVNNNEQGPVVTIMDVDAIFDSPPTNSTPQYLTSTPSSPSTPTNQGSPQTPTQGSPQQPTQGSPQQPTQGYPQQPTQGSPQQPTQGSPQQPTQGYPQQPTQGSPQQPTQGSPQQPTQGSPQQPTQGYPQQPTQGSPQQPTQGSPQQPTQGYPQQPTQGSPQQPTQGSPQQPTQGSPQQPSQGYPQQPTQGYPQQPTQGYPQQPTQGSPQQPTQGYPQQPTQGSPQSPTQPGNSQTSYISSYYLLPQQPSTNNIITQTDNKSQATNIQFNPTILTTSSQQVPVQTIREQGDVYSPTTTYPQDLTGYDVLYKDSPTFPIPGIHDEPSGTPTPYKPHPGGQETDIIIEGIRKQYYPCIEEIEFSGCGDVMNYFDMKQISGTPNTHGGFNSYQSCTKNIYSQDVQDLQNELHAQHITLDNIVATLKKCNCFCLQ